From the genome of Prevotella herbatica, one region includes:
- a CDS encoding calcineurin-like phosphoesterase C-terminal domain-containing protein, producing MKRFSLWLFLGLMSSTSMVAQNYKITVMGKVCNQLGNGIPNVVVNDGANFVKTNMKGEYRIVADTTKSKFVTISTPSEYMLPHKDGIAYGFYAAINKLKGKSVRTHNFILNKRENESDKFYYIAISDPQINDEHDYKRWCNETVKDLKSEISRMNKEREVIGITLGDLVFSKRNIWEPFKKSIKNTGMTTFMCIGNHDMIKSIPSLENSPKGAKIYSEMDFMNYFGPTDYSFNIGKIHVVTINNINNMQHNKYVEMLTPSKLEWLRKDLSYIPKGSMIFLNMHAPGWNKWYPYANMHNTPMLDKLLQEYDVHVFCGHSHFYQDVDVNEHLYQHNIGAAGGAWWWGDVNRCGAPNGYMIVDVDGTKVRCIYKATGKPTEYQIHVYKKGEFSTQKDFIVANVWDYDDKCSVEWIQDGVNKGKMEQFKDKDEEYSRIKNEHHVNLPECYTTHLFRLKPEQGAKKIEIIFTNHYGDKYKENIVL from the coding sequence ATGAAAAGATTTTCTTTATGGCTTTTTCTTGGCTTAATGTCATCAACAAGCATGGTAGCACAAAACTACAAGATTACCGTTATGGGTAAAGTGTGCAATCAATTGGGGAACGGTATTCCTAACGTTGTTGTGAATGACGGAGCAAACTTCGTAAAAACGAACATGAAAGGTGAATATCGTATTGTAGCAGACACTACTAAAAGCAAGTTCGTTACTATATCAACTCCTTCTGAATACATGCTCCCACATAAGGATGGTATAGCTTATGGATTTTATGCCGCAATAAACAAGTTAAAAGGCAAATCTGTCAGAACACACAACTTCATATTGAACAAACGTGAGAACGAATCTGACAAGTTTTATTACATCGCGATTTCTGATCCGCAAATAAACGACGAGCATGATTATAAGCGTTGGTGCAATGAAACTGTAAAGGATTTAAAGTCCGAAATATCACGTATGAATAAAGAACGTGAAGTAATCGGAATAACGCTTGGAGACTTGGTATTCAGTAAACGAAATATTTGGGAACCTTTTAAAAAGTCTATCAAAAACACAGGAATGACAACATTCATGTGTATAGGTAATCACGATATGATTAAGAGTATACCCAGTCTAGAGAATTCTCCAAAGGGGGCAAAGATATATTCCGAGATGGATTTTATGAACTACTTCGGACCTACAGATTATTCATTCAACATCGGAAAAATTCATGTTGTTACAATAAACAACATCAACAACATGCAACATAACAAATATGTTGAAATGCTTACGCCGTCTAAATTAGAATGGTTACGAAAAGACCTCAGCTATATTCCTAAAGGATCTATGATCTTCTTGAATATGCATGCCCCAGGATGGAACAAATGGTATCCATACGCAAATATGCATAATACTCCTATGCTTGACAAACTTCTGCAAGAATATGATGTTCACGTATTCTGTGGACACTCGCACTTTTACCAAGACGTTGACGTAAACGAACATCTTTACCAGCATAACATAGGTGCTGCCGGGGGTGCTTGGTGGTGGGGAGACGTAAACAGATGCGGTGCACCAAACGGATATATGATTGTAGATGTTGACGGAACAAAAGTCAGATGCATTTACAAAGCAACTGGGAAACCCACAGAGTACCAAATTCATGTGTATAAAAAAGGAGAGTTTAGTACACAAAAAGACTTTATAGTTGCAAACGTATGGGATTATGACGACAAGTGCAGCGTAGAATGGATACAAGACGGAGTGAACAAGGGCAAAATGGAACAATTCAAAGATAAGGACGAGGAGTATTCTAGAATTAAAAACGAGCATCATGTAAATCTGCCTGAATGCTATACGACTCATTTGTTTCGCCTAAAACCAGAACAAGGTGCAAAAAAAATAGAAATTATTTTCACAAATCATTACGGAGATAAATACAAAGAAAACATTGTATTATGA
- a CDS encoding ABC transporter ATP-binding protein: MKEFFQVLRRFVPPYKKYLTWSIIFNILSAILNIFSFATLIPILQILFKTSDAKVVKALISWDNVHSFNDVTNWFTNNANYFIQHFIVEVGAANTLLVIGLLLAFMTLLKTVSYFLSSATIIPIRTGVVRDIRNQLYQKINALSIGFFSEERKGDIIARMSGDVQEIEGSIMSSLDMLFKNPILIISYFIALMVISWQLTLFTIIFVPIFGWFMGFVGRKLKARSIEAQSLWSDTMSQVEETLGGLRIIKAFCAEGKMNKRFDKINSEYRDNIMRVNTRQQLAHPMSEFLGTMMIIIVLWVGGILVLNNHTLTGPKFIYYLVMLYSIINPLKEFSKAGYNIPKGLASMERVDKILKAEIDIKEKENPTHIKNFEHQIEFKNVSFSYNSPTKDGRSDTIWVLKNINLIIPKGKTIALVGQSGGGKSTLVDLIPRYYDVQHGEVSIDGINVKDLGIHDLRKLIGNVNQEAILFNDTFRNNISFGVENATDKQIEDAAKIANAYDFITQSENGFETNIGDRGSRLSGGQRQRVSIARAILKNPPILILDEATSALDTESERLVQDALERLMKTRTTVAIAHRLSTIKNADEICVLHEGEIVERGTHQELLDKDGYYKKLHDMQS; the protein is encoded by the coding sequence ATGAAAGAATTTTTCCAGGTACTAAGAAGATTTGTGCCGCCATACAAGAAATATTTGACATGGAGTATAATATTTAATATTCTGTCAGCAATATTAAATATATTCTCGTTTGCCACTCTTATCCCTATTTTACAGATACTGTTCAAAACAAGTGATGCAAAAGTGGTGAAAGCCCTTATCAGCTGGGATAACGTACATTCATTCAATGACGTCACAAATTGGTTTACCAATAATGCCAACTACTTCATACAACATTTTATTGTTGAGGTTGGTGCTGCTAACACCCTTCTCGTTATAGGGTTGCTGCTTGCATTCATGACTTTATTAAAAACCGTTTCCTATTTTCTTTCATCAGCAACGATCATTCCTATACGTACAGGTGTAGTACGTGACATCCGCAACCAACTATATCAGAAAATTAATGCTTTGTCAATCGGTTTCTTCAGTGAGGAACGCAAAGGCGACATTATTGCAAGAATGAGTGGTGATGTTCAGGAAATAGAAGGTTCCATCATGTCAAGCCTTGATATGCTGTTTAAAAATCCAATACTAATAATAAGCTATTTCATAGCACTGATGGTGATATCTTGGCAGCTAACATTATTTACAATAATCTTCGTACCAATATTCGGTTGGTTTATGGGATTTGTCGGACGAAAACTCAAAGCCCGTAGTATTGAGGCACAAAGTCTTTGGAGTGACACAATGAGTCAAGTAGAGGAAACCTTGGGAGGTCTACGAATAATAAAGGCTTTCTGTGCTGAAGGCAAGATGAACAAACGTTTTGATAAGATAAACAGCGAGTATCGAGATAACATCATGCGTGTAAATACTCGTCAGCAACTAGCCCACCCTATGAGTGAATTTTTGGGTACAATGATGATTATCATTGTTTTATGGGTTGGAGGAATACTTGTTCTAAACAACCACACACTCACTGGTCCTAAATTCATATACTATCTTGTCATGCTATATTCTATCATAAACCCCTTAAAAGAGTTTTCTAAAGCAGGATATAATATTCCAAAAGGACTTGCGAGCATGGAACGTGTAGACAAAATTCTGAAAGCAGAAATAGATATTAAGGAAAAAGAAAATCCAACTCACATAAAGAATTTTGAGCATCAGATAGAATTCAAGAATGTTTCGTTCTCTTACAACTCACCAACAAAAGACGGTAGAAGTGATACTATATGGGTACTCAAAAATATAAATCTCATTATTCCAAAGGGTAAAACTATTGCTCTCGTAGGACAGAGCGGTGGTGGAAAGAGCACTTTAGTAGACCTCATCCCACGCTATTACGATGTACAACATGGCGAAGTTTCAATAGACGGAATCAACGTCAAAGACCTTGGAATTCATGATTTGCGTAAGCTTATTGGTAACGTTAATCAAGAAGCAATTCTTTTCAACGACACGTTCCGAAATAATATATCTTTTGGTGTTGAAAACGCAACTGATAAGCAGATAGAGGATGCTGCGAAAATTGCCAATGCATACGATTTCATTACTCAAAGCGAAAATGGATTCGAAACAAACATCGGTGACCGTGGAAGCAGATTAAGCGGTGGACAACGCCAAAGAGTAAGTATAGCTAGAGCTATACTTAAGAATCCTCCTATATTGATTCTTGACGAAGCAACGTCAGCACTTGACACAGAGAGTGAACGTCTTGTTCAGGATGCTCTGGAACGACTTATGAAAACTCGTACTACTGTAGCTATCGCCCACCGTCTGAGTACAATTAAGAATGCTGATGAGATTTGTGTGTTACACGAGGGAGAGATCGTCGAACGAGGCACACACCAAGAATTATTGGATAAAGACGGATATTACAAGAAACTACACGACATGCAAAGCTAA
- a CDS encoding porin family protein, whose protein sequence is MKKLIVLISLLVMTVTAYSQQLRPGSITITPKMGVNASSYFGDDNEGCEYKAGFTIGAEGEYYVKNWLGISTGLMYSQQGCSAGKYGSSDAKICTEYLNVPVLCNFHLGKCFSLKAGLQPGVNLSAKAKVGDVSANLSRSGVDAKTFDIAMPIGMSFAFNNLVIDARYALSLNTAFKGKNNYGDLSNADLYNSVFSLTLGYRFNLK, encoded by the coding sequence ATGAAAAAACTAATCGTTTTAATTAGTTTGTTGGTAATGACTGTAACAGCTTATTCACAGCAGTTACGTCCTGGGTCAATCACTATAACACCAAAGATGGGTGTTAACGCATCAAGTTACTTTGGTGACGACAATGAAGGTTGCGAATACAAGGCTGGATTCACAATCGGAGCCGAAGGTGAATACTACGTAAAGAACTGGTTGGGCATATCAACTGGTCTTATGTATTCCCAGCAAGGCTGCAGTGCCGGTAAATATGGCTCCTCTGACGCTAAAATCTGTACAGAATATCTTAATGTGCCTGTTTTATGCAATTTCCATCTTGGCAAATGTTTCTCACTTAAAGCAGGTCTGCAACCTGGTGTTAACTTGAGTGCGAAAGCAAAAGTTGGAGATGTTAGCGCAAACTTGTCTAGATCGGGTGTTGACGCAAAAACATTTGATATTGCAATGCCAATAGGTATGAGTTTTGCATTCAATAATTTGGTTATTGATGCTCGCTATGCTCTTAGTTTAAACACTGCCTTTAAAGGGAAAAACAACTATGGCGATCTTAGTAATGCCGATTTATACAACAGTGTATTCTCTTTAACTTTAGGATACAGATTCAACTTGAAATAA
- a CDS encoding phosphatase PAP2 family protein produces the protein MININKWFAIEKKPARGLLPLEWAVLAYMAFTLLIVLFTYTKLVNPDSMIWGRIRIGAITIAMWIVYKMLPCRVTLFTRISVQMALLAWWYPDTYEINRMFPNLDHLFATWEQSLFGFQPALDFSARFSSHIISELMDCGYAAYYPMIALTVLFYFIYRYNEYHKIAFVIMASFLAYYVIYDIVPVVGPTFYYKAVGISNITHGIFPDVQYYFSNHHDCLPSPGYTDGIFYDLVEDAKAAGERPTAAFPSSHVGISTICMLLAWHSRNKKLLFIMLPFYVFLCLATVYIQAHYAIDAIAGFITALIFYFGFSLLADKWHK, from the coding sequence ATGATAAATATAAATAAATGGTTTGCCATTGAAAAGAAACCTGCGAGGGGGCTTCTGCCACTTGAATGGGCAGTGTTGGCATATATGGCATTTACGTTGCTTATAGTTCTATTTACTTATACAAAACTTGTAAATCCAGACTCTATGATATGGGGGCGTATACGTATAGGTGCTATAACAATAGCAATGTGGATTGTTTATAAAATGTTACCATGCCGTGTAACCCTTTTTACACGTATATCAGTACAGATGGCATTATTGGCTTGGTGGTATCCTGACACATACGAGATCAATCGCATGTTCCCAAACCTTGACCACCTATTTGCCACGTGGGAACAAAGCCTGTTTGGCTTCCAACCAGCATTAGATTTCTCTGCCAGATTTTCGTCTCACATCATAAGCGAACTGATGGATTGTGGCTATGCAGCCTATTATCCAATGATAGCATTAACTGTGTTGTTTTATTTTATATACAGATATAATGAGTATCACAAAATAGCATTTGTGATCATGGCATCATTCCTTGCTTATTACGTTATATACGACATAGTGCCAGTTGTGGGACCAACATTCTACTATAAGGCTGTAGGGATAAGTAATATTACGCACGGAATATTCCCAGATGTTCAATATTATTTTAGTAATCATCATGACTGTCTGCCTAGTCCTGGATATACCGACGGCATATTCTACGACTTGGTTGAAGACGCGAAAGCTGCCGGAGAAAGACCTACCGCTGCATTCCCAAGCAGTCATGTAGGAATATCGACAATATGCATGTTGCTTGCATGGCATAGCAGAAACAAAAAACTACTGTTCATTATGCTACCTTTCTATGTGTTCCTATGTCTGGCGACAGTATATATACAGGCACATTATGCAATAGATGCAATTGCAGGATTTATAACAGCTCTGATATTTTATTTCGGTTTTTCTCTTCTTGCCGACAAATGGCATAAATAG
- the dapB gene encoding 4-hydroxy-tetrahydrodipicolinate reductase, with translation MKIALIGYGKMGRMIEEIALQRGHEIVCKIDVSNPQDFDSPEFASADVAIEFTNPTAAYGNYLKAFKHNVKIVSGSTGWMKDHKSEVEALTKDGKQTLFWASNFSIGVAIFSAVNRYLAKIMNNFPQYDVEMEETHHIHKLDAPSGTAITLAEEVIDNLDRKTEWVKGFQHNADGTEEGSNEVAENQLAIASIRRDEVPGIHSISYDSEADKITITHDAHSRKGFALGAVLAAEYTKEHTGLLTTSDLFKF, from the coding sequence ATGAAAATAGCTTTGATTGGCTACGGAAAGATGGGACGCATGATAGAGGAAATAGCCCTTCAGCGTGGTCATGAAATTGTTTGCAAGATTGATGTCAGTAACCCTCAGGATTTTGATTCTCCAGAGTTTGCTAGTGCAGATGTTGCGATAGAGTTTACTAATCCTACAGCTGCTTATGGCAACTATTTAAAGGCTTTCAAACACAATGTTAAGATTGTGAGTGGTAGTACTGGTTGGATGAAAGACCATAAATCAGAAGTTGAGGCTCTTACTAAAGACGGTAAACAGACATTGTTCTGGGCATCAAATTTTTCTATTGGTGTAGCTATTTTCTCTGCTGTAAATCGTTATCTTGCGAAGATAATGAATAATTTCCCACAGTATGATGTTGAAATGGAGGAAACTCATCACATTCATAAGTTGGATGCTCCGTCAGGGACAGCAATTACTCTTGCTGAGGAAGTGATAGATAATCTTGATAGAAAAACAGAATGGGTTAAAGGGTTTCAGCATAATGCTGATGGAACAGAAGAAGGCAGCAATGAAGTTGCCGAGAATCAGTTAGCGATAGCTAGTATACGTCGTGATGAAGTACCAGGTATTCACTCAATAAGCTATGATAGTGAGGCAGATAAAATCACGATAACTCATGATGCTCATAGCAGAAAAGGATTTGCACTAGGTGCTGTTCTTGCGGCTGAATATACAAAAGAACATACAGGATTGCTTACCACAAGTGATCTTTTTAAATTCTAA
- a CDS encoding NAD-dependent epimerase/dehydratase family protein codes for MKILVTGASGFIGSFIVEEALRRDMEVWAAVRKSSSRKYLTDERINFIELNLSSEDDLRQQLAGHEFDYVVHAAGATKCLHKSDFFKTNTDGTKNLVHALITLKMPIKRFVYISSLSIFGAIRENSPYMEIEENDIPRPNTAYGKSKLMAEKFLDTIGNDFPYVVLRPTGVYGPREKDYFMMAKTIKGHIDFSVGFKHQDITFIYVQDLVQAIFLTFNRGKNGRKYFLSDGNIYNSTEFSNYIHENLGRPWWIRIKAPIFILRLATLVGEYIGKITGKTSALNNDKYNILKQRNWRCNIEPAVDELGFHPQYDLKRGTELAIKWYKDNNWL; via the coding sequence ATGAAGATATTAGTAACTGGTGCCAGTGGTTTCATTGGCAGCTTTATTGTGGAGGAAGCACTCAGAAGGGATATGGAAGTATGGGCTGCCGTGAGGAAAAGCAGTTCAAGGAAGTATCTTACCGATGAGCGTATAAATTTCATAGAACTTAATCTATCCTCGGAAGATGATTTAAGGCAACAACTAGCCGGACATGAGTTCGACTATGTCGTGCATGCGGCAGGTGCTACCAAGTGCCTACATAAATCTGATTTCTTCAAGACCAATACCGATGGAACAAAAAATCTTGTTCATGCACTGATTACATTGAAGATGCCTATCAAGCGATTTGTATACATCAGCAGCCTAAGTATTTTCGGTGCCATTAGGGAGAATTCTCCATATATGGAAATTGAAGAAAACGACATTCCACGTCCTAATACTGCCTACGGGAAAAGTAAACTAATGGCAGAAAAGTTTCTGGACACTATTGGAAATGATTTCCCTTATGTAGTATTGCGTCCTACTGGAGTTTATGGACCTCGAGAGAAAGACTATTTCATGATGGCAAAGACGATTAAAGGGCATATAGATTTCTCTGTTGGTTTCAAGCACCAAGATATCACATTTATATATGTTCAAGACCTCGTACAAGCAATATTTCTGACATTTAATCGTGGTAAAAACGGAAGAAAATATTTCTTAAGTGACGGCAATATTTATAATTCTACTGAATTCAGTAATTATATTCATGAAAATCTTGGACGCCCATGGTGGATAAGAATAAAAGCACCTATATTCATACTGAGACTTGCAACATTGGTTGGTGAATATATAGGAAAAATCACAGGTAAGACATCAGCACTTAACAACGATAAGTATAACATTTTAAAACAACGCAATTGGCGCTGTAATATAGAGCCTGCCGTAGACGAATTGGGCTTTCATCCACAATATGACCTGAAACGCGGTACGGAACTCGCTATTAAATGGTATAAGGATAATAATTGGTTATGA
- a CDS encoding galactofuranosyltransferase gives MTKRLCYISRNYQTIENSGNKAKTDNEHTLRELNAHNLGLPTTYYDSKIITFFFDLAGIIKMMFTIKNGDIIVLQYPVKKYFSFICNYAHLHNAKVIALIHDLGSMRRKKLTIKQEISRLMHADHVIASNKMMATWLKDHGYNKSLGSLGLFDYKSISTSKEHVYENNDYSLVYAGALAIRKNAFLLKMQDMIKGYNLNIYGNRNGLPGLEDSNCIHVHDFMKSEDFIANVKGDFGFVWDGDSLDTCTGSFGEYLRWNSPHKVSFYLRAGLPIIVWKEAAVAPIIKSEGIGIGISNIAELNDILQSITLEDMQKMRENVSRVSKDLSNGVFFNKAVSDGMEKLKKE, from the coding sequence ATGACAAAACGCCTTTGCTACATATCACGCAACTATCAAACGATAGAAAACTCTGGCAACAAAGCCAAGACTGATAACGAGCATACTTTAAGAGAACTCAACGCACACAACCTCGGTTTGCCAACTACATATTATGACAGTAAGATAATAACATTCTTTTTTGATTTGGCAGGCATCATTAAAATGATGTTCACAATCAAGAATGGTGATATTATTGTGTTGCAATATCCGGTAAAAAAGTATTTTTCTTTTATATGCAATTATGCACATCTGCATAATGCAAAGGTTATTGCACTTATTCATGACCTTGGTTCCATGAGACGCAAAAAACTCACAATAAAACAAGAGATTTCAAGGCTAATGCATGCCGACCATGTAATTGCATCAAACAAAATGATGGCAACATGGCTAAAAGATCACGGATATAACAAATCTCTAGGTTCACTTGGACTATTTGATTACAAATCCATATCAACATCAAAAGAACACGTATATGAAAATAACGATTACTCTCTTGTATATGCCGGAGCGCTTGCAATCAGAAAGAACGCCTTTCTTTTGAAAATGCAAGATATGATAAAAGGTTATAATCTGAACATATACGGCAACAGAAACGGACTTCCAGGACTAGAGGATTCTAATTGCATACATGTCCACGATTTCATGAAATCAGAAGATTTCATTGCAAATGTGAAAGGAGATTTCGGATTTGTATGGGACGGGGACTCACTGGACACATGCACTGGCTCATTCGGAGAATATTTGCGCTGGAACAGTCCTCATAAGGTCTCGTTCTATCTTCGAGCAGGATTACCTATTATCGTATGGAAAGAGGCTGCTGTGGCCCCGATAATCAAGAGCGAAGGTATTGGTATTGGTATATCTAACATAGCCGAACTTAACGACATTCTTCAATCTATAACATTAGAAGACATGCAAAAAATGCGTGAAAATGTAAGTCGTGTAAGCAAGGATTTGAGTAATGGTGTATTTTTTAATAAAGCAGTTAGTGACGGAATGGAAAAGCTAAAGAAAGAATAG
- a CDS encoding lysophospholipid acyltransferase family protein, protein MTRIVYYFFYILSLLPLRILYGMADFEYLIVYHIIKYRRKVVNKNISTAFPNKSKKEIKYIEKGFYRWFADYFFEAVKLLSISDSELRKRFKTVNSEEVEKCFEEGQDVATILGHYCNWEWLSCVGIDLPKSRIMGLVYHPLRNSAFDNLFKQIRSSQPNGVTVPKKDILRFLINYRRNGTRSIFGYISDQGPKWENIHLWLPFLNHPETPVFTGAERIMKKMNNAVFYVEMSRPKRGYYTATYKLITKDPNSLPEHEITKRFFGMLEETINKEPRYYLWTHKRWKRTREEFNRRFQVVNGKVIAKNDHED, encoded by the coding sequence ATGACAAGAATAGTATATTACTTTTTTTATATATTGTCACTGTTGCCCCTAAGAATACTCTACGGCATGGCAGACTTTGAATATTTGATAGTATATCATATTATCAAATATAGAAGAAAAGTAGTAAACAAAAATATATCAACAGCTTTTCCTAACAAGAGCAAAAAAGAAATAAAATACATCGAAAAAGGATTTTATCGCTGGTTTGCCGATTACTTTTTTGAAGCTGTGAAACTGTTGAGCATCAGCGATAGTGAACTTAGGAAAAGATTCAAGACTGTTAATTCTGAAGAAGTTGAGAAATGCTTCGAAGAGGGACAGGACGTGGCGACAATACTAGGGCATTATTGCAACTGGGAATGGCTTTCTTGCGTAGGAATAGACCTACCAAAGAGTCGCATTATGGGACTTGTATATCACCCATTACGAAACTCTGCTTTTGATAATCTTTTCAAGCAGATACGTTCATCGCAGCCAAACGGCGTAACCGTTCCCAAAAAAGATATACTAAGATTTCTGATTAACTATCGCCGCAATGGGACGAGAAGTATTTTCGGATATATATCAGATCAGGGACCGAAATGGGAAAATATACATCTATGGCTACCATTTCTCAACCACCCAGAAACACCAGTTTTTACTGGAGCTGAACGTATAATGAAAAAGATGAATAATGCTGTGTTTTATGTTGAAATGTCACGTCCTAAACGAGGATACTACACTGCAACGTATAAACTCATAACAAAAGATCCTAATTCGCTACCGGAACATGAGATAACAAAGCGATTCTTCGGCATGCTTGAAGAAACAATAAATAAAGAGCCACGTTACTATCTATGGACACACAAACGTTGGAAACGCACTCGAGAGGAATTCAACAGAAGATTCCAAGTTGTAAACGGAAAGGTTATTGCTAAAAACGATCATGAAGATTAA
- a CDS encoding lipopolysaccharide kinase InaA family protein — MIRINPKYEYMRRWIENIPDIFEKEGTTIYEGRNKIKVFTTSDGQIVNVKRYHVPSGPNKFVYSWNIRKPKGQRAFEYPDIMLKKDISTPEPIALIEQRGFLNLLGFSYFISIQCDYGHTLYEMGDATPEEYEGMAIALGKFAADMHEKNVMHKDFTPGNILWKKDNQGYHFTIVDINRMYFGNIELKKGVINLTRLWGPKRFIQLLVTEYANSRHFNVDAALNIAMPARARFWQRFQKKHKLKFTLEL; from the coding sequence ATGATAAGAATAAATCCTAAATACGAATATATGCGCCGATGGATTGAAAATATCCCCGATATTTTCGAAAAAGAAGGCACTACAATATATGAGGGAAGAAACAAGATAAAGGTGTTTACAACTTCTGACGGACAAATTGTGAACGTGAAGAGGTACCATGTTCCATCTGGTCCAAACAAATTCGTGTATTCATGGAATATCAGAAAGCCAAAGGGACAGCGAGCTTTTGAATACCCGGATATAATGCTCAAAAAAGATATTTCTACCCCAGAACCTATAGCACTGATTGAGCAAAGGGGATTTCTTAATCTTCTAGGCTTTTCATATTTCATCAGCATACAGTGCGATTATGGTCACACCCTCTATGAGATGGGCGACGCTACACCAGAAGAGTATGAAGGAATGGCTATTGCTCTTGGAAAGTTTGCTGCCGACATGCATGAGAAAAACGTCATGCACAAAGATTTTACTCCTGGAAACATATTGTGGAAAAAAGACAACCAAGGTTACCATTTCACGATAGTAGACATAAACAGAATGTATTTCGGAAACATCGAATTGAAAAAAGGAGTAATAAATCTTACTAGATTATGGGGGCCAAAACGATTTATCCAACTTTTGGTTACTGAATACGCTAACTCACGTCACTTTAACGTAGATGCGGCTCTCAACATTGCCATGCCTGCAAGAGCTAGGTTTTGGCAAAGATTTCAAAAGAAACACAAATTAAAATTCACGTTAGAACTTTAG
- the miaB gene encoding tRNA (N6-isopentenyl adenosine(37)-C2)-methylthiotransferase MiaB: MDKKLYIETYGCQMNVADSEVVASVMKMAGYDVCENEDDADAIFLNTCSIRENAENKIYNRLDTLHAEQKKGRKLILGVLGCMAERVKDDLIQNHYVNLVCGPDSYLDLPSMIAECEMGNNAMNTDLSTTETYRNILPQRIGGNHVSGFVSIMRGCNNFCHYCIVPYTRGRERSRDVESILAEVKDLHDKGFKEVTLLGQNVNSYGLLPNGKRPENGVSFAELLHKVAQSVPDMRVRFTTSNPEDMTEDILHAIADEPNLCKHIHFPAQSGSNKILKLMNRKYTREDYLSKINAIKSIIPGCGITTDIFVGYHDETEEDHEQTLSLVKEVGFDSAFMFKYSERPGTYAAKHLPDNVSEDLKISRLNQLIQLQTEISAQQNKKDEGKEFEILIERFSKRDRNHLMGRTQQNKAVVVEKGNHHIGEFVNVRITGSTSATLLGEEIKA; encoded by the coding sequence ATGGATAAAAAACTATATATCGAGACATACGGCTGTCAAATGAATGTAGCCGACAGCGAAGTAGTTGCCTCAGTAATGAAGATGGCGGGATATGACGTTTGTGAGAACGAAGATGATGCCGATGCTATCTTTCTGAATACATGCAGTATTCGTGAGAATGCAGAAAATAAGATTTACAACAGACTTGACACTTTACATGCCGAACAGAAAAAAGGACGTAAGCTAATACTTGGTGTCCTTGGATGTATGGCTGAACGTGTGAAAGACGACCTCATACAAAATCATTATGTAAACTTGGTATGTGGACCAGACTCATATCTCGACCTACCAAGCATGATTGCGGAATGCGAAATGGGTAACAACGCAATGAACACAGATTTATCTACGACAGAGACCTATCGCAACATCTTACCACAACGTATTGGCGGAAATCATGTAAGTGGTTTTGTTAGTATTATGCGCGGATGCAACAATTTCTGTCATTACTGCATTGTACCTTATACTCGCGGACGTGAACGCAGCCGTGACGTTGAGAGTATACTTGCAGAAGTGAAAGACCTTCACGATAAGGGGTTTAAGGAGGTGACTCTTCTTGGTCAAAACGTAAATTCTTATGGTTTGTTACCAAACGGGAAACGTCCTGAAAATGGAGTATCTTTTGCAGAACTATTACACAAGGTTGCTCAGAGCGTACCAGATATGCGTGTAAGGTTCACTACTTCAAATCCAGAAGATATGACAGAAGATATTCTTCACGCTATCGCAGACGAACCAAACCTATGCAAACATATCCATTTCCCTGCACAGAGCGGAAGCAACAAGATCTTAAAACTTATGAACCGCAAATATACCCGTGAAGATTATCTATCAAAAATCAATGCGATAAAGAGTATCATTCCAGGATGCGGCATCACAACAGATATCTTCGTAGGCTATCACGATGAGACAGAAGAAGATCATGAACAGACACTTTCCCTCGTAAAAGAAGTAGGCTTTGATTCAGCATTCATGTTTAAATACAGCGAACGTCCTGGAACTTATGCTGCAAAACATCTGCCCGACAATGTCTCTGAGGACTTGAAAATATCACGTCTTAACCAACTCATACAGTTGCAAACCGAGATTAGTGCACAACAGAACAAGAAAGACGAAGGAAAAGAATTTGAAATTCTTATAGAACGTTTCAGCAAGCGAGACCGTAATCATCTTATGGGACGCACACAGCAAAATAAGGCTGTAGTTGTAGAGAAGGGCAATCATCATATCGGAGAATTCGTAAACGTAAGAATCACCGGTTCCACTAGCGCTACTCTATTAGGTGAAGAAATAAAAGCCTGA